The Marasmius oreades isolate 03SP1 chromosome 2, whole genome shotgun sequence genomic sequence GTTGGATTGGCAAACGAGACTCCAGATGTTGATTGAGACGTTTTTACACTATCTAGTGCTACCGTCAAGATGTCGGTCAACAACAAGATTCTACGTACCGCAAACGCACCCACAACACCCCCCGACGAGACGGAAACCAATGTCGCTCAGGCTCTCATCGACCTCGAAAACAACGTACCTGAGTTGAAGGCTGAACTTCGACCACTCCAAATTTCAGCCGCCCGTGAAGTCGATGTCCGAGGTGGAAAGAAGGCCATTGTTATCTTTGTTCCCATCCCCCAATTAAAGGCGTTCCACAAAGTGCAGCAGAGGTCAGCTTGTGTTGGCTCTTTGGAATGGAATGGGTTCTGAGTAATTGCACAGGCTCACTCGGGAACTTGAAAAGAAATTCTCCGATAGGCACGTAGTATTCGTCGCTCAGCGCCGGATGCTGCGCAAACCCACGAAACATTCCCGTGTCAAGCAAAAGCGACCCCGTAGCCGGACTCTTACCAACGTACACGAGAAGATCCTTGAGGACCTCGTCTTCCCGACAGAAATTGTTGGCAAGCGGACTCGTGTAGCTGTGGATGGATCGAAACTCCTGAGAGTGTGAGTATTTAGGTCATGTTTCATCATATTCTCTAATTTATGCGTCACATTGCACAGTTTTCTCGACTCGAAAGATGCTAACGTTCTGGAGTACAAGCTGGATTCTTTCTCATCGGTTTACCGCCGTCTGACAGGGAAGGACGTTGTATTCGAGTTCCCGGTGGTTGCGCAGGAGTAGATTATCGGATCTTACATTCTATGCTATGCCATTATGACTCTATCTCTGACATTATGATGCATGGCATTTTTTATAATGTTACCCAGTTTGGTGGTCTGTGTACTCCTATAACTCGAGCTCCGAGATTTTTATTGTTCTTCGCTCGAAAGTGTCGTGCGGGAGAAACTT encodes the following:
- the RPS7 gene encoding 40S ribosomal protein yields the protein MTQHPPNASLHPPKSTVAVHQEACATVKMSVNNKILRTANAPTTPPDETETNVAQALIDLENNVPELKAELRPLQISAAREVDVRGGKKAIVIFVPIPQLKAFHKVQQRLTRELEKKFSDRHVVFVAQRRMLRKPTKHSRVKQKRPRSRTLTNVHEKILEDLVFPTEIVGKRTRVAVDGSKLLRVFLDSKDANVLEYKLDSFSSVYRRLTGKDVVFEFPVVAQE